A window of Xyrauchen texanus isolate HMW12.3.18 chromosome 10, RBS_HiC_50CHRs, whole genome shotgun sequence contains these coding sequences:
- the dpm3 gene encoding dolichol-phosphate mannosyltransferase subunit 3 gives MTKLLEWLLGVSLIGIAWGLVTFDLLDLQLPPQYKEMAWPMPVYLLVAFGCYSLATVGYRVATFNDCEDAAKELQLQIQEAKEDLRKKGLKM, from the coding sequence ATGACCAAGCTTCTGGAGTGGCTTCTTGGTGTTTCACTGATTGGCATTGCATGGGGACTTGTTACCTTTGACCTTCTTGACTTACAGTTGCCTCCACAGTATAAGGAGATGGCTTGGCCGATGCCTGTGTATCTGCTGGTGGCATTTGGGTGTTATTCACTGGCGACTGTTGGCTATCGTGTGGCCACATTTAATGACTGTGAGGATGCAGCCAAGGAGCTGCAGTTGCAGATACAAGAAGCCAAAGAGGACTTGAGAAAGAAAGGGTTGAAGATGTAA